In one window of Chitinophagales bacterium DNA:
- a CDS encoding heme NO-binding domain-containing protein yields the protein MNGFYFQNIEELLISEYGEKDYRKIVAHAGIEEEYFISNNTYPDDYCLKLASSTANIAKKDIHQVQFSFGYYWYKATNNILRNSLMMGANRLKPLLQQLPEIFARFNIQFPFMNQMKLEISELSSKSIIISYHFPGQIAQESYFQGFLNALGDLYKEKICIDLIQPQNDTAEKAIFRVQWL from the coding sequence ATGAACGGATTCTATTTCCAAAATATCGAAGAATTGCTGATTAGCGAGTACGGTGAGAAAGACTATCGTAAGATAGTTGCTCATGCTGGTATCGAGGAGGAATACTTTATTTCCAATAACACTTATCCGGATGACTATTGTCTGAAACTAGCCAGCAGTACGGCAAATATTGCTAAGAAAGATATCCATCAAGTACAGTTCAGCTTTGGTTATTACTGGTACAAGGCAACTAACAATATTCTGAGAAACAGTTTAATGATGGGTGCCAACAGACTAAAACCACTACTTCAGCAATTACCTGAAATATTTGCAAGATTCAATATCCAGTTTCCCTTCATGAATCAAATGAAACTGGAGATCTCTGAATTGAGTTCAAAATCTATCATCATCAGCTATCACTTCCCTGGTCAGATTGCGCAGGAAAGTTATTTCCAGGGCTTTTTAAATGCCTTGGGCGACTTGTACAAAGAAAAAATCTGCATTGACCTGATACAACCACAAAATGATACAGCAGAAAAAGCTATTTTTAGGGTGCAATGGCTTTGA
- a CDS encoding acyl-CoA thioesterase: MEAKHVQDSFTIMNELVLPNDTNTFGNLMGGRLMYWMDIAAGIAAGKHCNAPSMTASVDNLSFKNPIKLGNVVHIEAKVCRAFNTSMEIHIKVWGEDLLHQYKYESNEAFFTFVALDPNGKPRQVPQVIPQTEDEKRLYEGAMRRRQVRLILGGKMKAEDANELKALFIKD, translated from the coding sequence ATGGAAGCAAAACATGTGCAGGATAGTTTTACCATTATGAATGAACTCGTTCTCCCGAACGATACCAATACTTTCGGCAACCTCATGGGCGGCAGATTGATGTACTGGATGGATATTGCCGCAGGCATTGCAGCAGGCAAACATTGTAATGCACCCAGCATGACTGCCTCTGTAGATAACCTGAGTTTCAAAAACCCGATCAAACTGGGCAATGTGGTACATATTGAAGCTAAGGTGTGTCGCGCCTTCAACACCTCTATGGAAATTCATATCAAAGTATGGGGCGAGGATTTATTACACCAGTATAAGTATGAGAGTAACGAAGCTTTCTTCACATTCGTAGCATTAGACCCTAATGGTAAACCTCGTCAGGTACCGCAAGTGATTCCACAAACAGAAGATGAAAAACGCTTGTATGAAGGTGCGATGCGCAGGAGACAAGTGCGTCTGATACTCGGCGGAAAAATGAAAGCTGAAGATGCAAATGAACTAAAAGCACTCTTTATAAAAGACTAA
- a CDS encoding dipeptide epimerase, with product MRILHTDIYRFSIPMVPFTIATGTMHYAQNLLIKVHTDSGITGIGECSAFPMIAGETQATCFEMAKDFAGIWKNKQANDIEGRLHELDMYTAGNYTAKSAFDLALYDIAAKVANQPLYQYLGGRKKDIESDLTIGIDEPDKMALQAMSFLERGVNMIKVKLGKHPKDDVERIRQIRKAVGNDIQLRIDANQGWTYDEALWALTELGHFHIQFCEQPMRKWNDGLLPKLVKQSPIPIMADESVFTHHDAERLIKQHACSYVNIKFAKSGGIHEAKKINQVCAQHETACMMGGMLESRVALTAKVHFAMAHDNIRFYDLDTCLLGHKEDPVIGGVTYHNGMHLQLSDAPGIGVDVDPDYLKKLDHIRI from the coding sequence ATGCGCATACTCCATACCGATATCTACCGCTTTTCCATTCCCATGGTGCCCTTCACCATTGCAACAGGTACGATGCATTATGCACAAAACCTGCTGATTAAAGTGCATACAGACAGTGGCATCACCGGCATTGGTGAATGTTCTGCTTTTCCCATGATTGCAGGCGAAACACAAGCTACCTGTTTTGAAATGGCCAAGGATTTTGCAGGCATTTGGAAAAACAAACAAGCAAATGATATTGAAGGCAGACTGCATGAGCTGGATATGTACACTGCAGGCAATTATACAGCCAAGAGTGCATTCGATTTAGCATTATATGATATCGCTGCGAAAGTGGCCAACCAACCTCTGTATCAATATCTGGGTGGCAGAAAAAAAGATATCGAGAGCGATCTCACCATCGGCATTGATGAGCCGGATAAGATGGCTTTACAAGCCATGAGCTTCCTGGAGCGTGGCGTGAACATGATTAAAGTAAAGCTGGGCAAACATCCCAAAGATGATGTGGAGCGTATTCGGCAGATCAGAAAAGCAGTAGGTAACGATATTCAATTACGTATAGATGCCAACCAAGGCTGGACTTATGATGAAGCCCTCTGGGCATTGACTGAGTTGGGGCATTTTCATATTCAGTTTTGCGAGCAGCCCATGCGTAAATGGAATGATGGTTTGTTGCCTAAGCTGGTGAAGCAATCGCCCATACCCATAATGGCAGATGAAAGTGTATTCACGCATCATGATGCAGAGCGACTGATCAAACAACACGCTTGCTCTTATGTCAACATCAAGTTTGCCAAGAGTGGCGGAATTCATGAAGCGAAGAAAATCAATCAGGTTTGTGCCCAGCACGAAACTGCTTGTATGATGGGTGGCATGTTGGAAAGTCGCGTAGCCTTAACCGCCAAAGTACATTTCGCCATGGCGCATGATAATATTCGCTTTTATGATTTAGATACTTGTCTACTCGGCCATAAAGAAGATCCTGTTATCGGTGGCGTTACCTACCATAATGGCATGCACTTACAATTAAGTGATGCACCGGGTATTGGCGTAGATGTTGACCCTGATTACCTGAAAAAGCTGGATCATATCCGAATTTGA
- a CDS encoding T9SS type A sorting domain-containing protein, producing the protein MLQKVTRILCVFILVHIVTISYSQLTTAYSFGIMAADESKPAQVADFISTPLILNSNNKCLSVTNGIAVFLTKNADAFKFSCVIDEFAGRPIQIQAFPNPARTETTIKSSVLLFTETPVSIQLTNQNGQVLQTIPSKASQIGNGLKIDLKQAPAGVYFILIIKDNQTVSTQKLIVAK; encoded by the coding sequence ATGTTACAAAAAGTAACAAGAATCCTTTGTGTATTCATCCTAGTACACATTGTAACAATATCCTATTCGCAATTAACCACTGCTTACAGCTTTGGTATTATGGCTGCTGATGAATCCAAACCAGCTCAGGTTGCCGATTTCATTAGCACCCCACTTATACTTAACAGCAATAACAAATGTTTATCAGTAACCAATGGTATAGCAGTTTTCCTGACCAAAAATGCAGACGCTTTTAAATTCAGTTGTGTAATTGATGAGTTTGCTGGAAGACCTATTCAAATCCAGGCTTTCCCCAACCCCGCAAGAACAGAAACTACCATAAAAAGCAGTGTATTGCTTTTCACCGAAACACCTGTATCCATTCAATTAACTAACCAGAATGGTCAGGTACTGCAAACAATCCCATCTAAAGCAAGCCAGATCGGTAATGGCCTGAAAATAGATTTAAAACAAGCTCCTGCAGGAGTCTACTTCATACTGATTATAAAAGACAATCAGACAGTCAGCACCCAAAAGCTGATTGTAGCCAAATAA
- a CDS encoding response regulator: protein MLETTQFRHTLLVVEDNKKLRMLLVELLGNHYNVVATDSGEKVVELVLQHKPIVILLDVMLNGMVDGFSVLRLLKQDMRFQDISVIIISGLDQSEFIEKGLSLGANDYITKPLSIKVLESKVENLIKLRNAILQTTIQQQFPVIGESKDKSSFMKTFETLIEDMITNDYDLSIKEIASKLNLSLSTFERTIKKIYKQTPNKYIMYRKLEKASLLLQQTQMPVKQIAFMLGFNSVSYFAKCYRARFKETPSQTAKRK, encoded by the coding sequence ATGTTGGAAACAACTCAATTCAGGCATACGCTACTTGTTGTAGAAGACAATAAAAAGCTTCGCATGCTGCTCGTTGAGCTGCTGGGGAACCATTACAATGTGGTTGCTACAGACTCAGGGGAGAAGGTGGTGGAGCTGGTATTGCAGCACAAGCCTATCGTGATATTACTCGACGTCATGTTGAACGGTATGGTAGATGGTTTTTCGGTTCTGCGTTTGTTGAAACAGGATATGCGTTTTCAGGACATTTCAGTGATTATCATTTCCGGATTGGACCAGAGTGAATTCATTGAGAAAGGGCTTAGTTTGGGCGCCAATGATTACATCACCAAGCCTTTGTCGATTAAAGTGCTCGAAAGCAAAGTGGAAAACCTGATTAAATTGCGCAATGCAATTTTGCAAACCACGATTCAACAACAATTTCCTGTAATAGGAGAGTCTAAGGACAAGAGTTCTTTTATGAAGACTTTTGAAACCTTGATTGAAGACATGATTACGAATGATTATGATCTTTCGATAAAGGAAATTGCATCTAAGCTGAATCTTAGCTTGAGTACATTTGAAAGAACCATCAAAAAGATATACAAGCAAACGCCTAATAAGTATATCATGTATCGTAAGCTGGAAAAAGCCAGCCTGCTCTTACAGCAAACACAGATGCCGGTAAAGCAGATAGCTTTTATGCTGGGCTTTAACTCAGTTTCTTATTTTGCCAAGTGCTATAGAGCCAGGTTTAAAGAAACCCCTTCACAGACAGCCAAAAGGAAATAA
- a CDS encoding PAS domain S-box protein, with protein MKSTSDPLKIAQFSAQYLEQNFPFSVVIASDNTIISAGKSLQKLLKEVKGKRFSEVLSVIRPTNFLDGFEGIIALQNTLVILAVKNRSDIIFRGQFIYVSELNSAAFIGSPLITEIEKLNELQLKIGDFSFFDAIPDMLQLANMRKVANEDNEILFRKLKKEQQIARANEKFYKTIVNSINEIVFRTDKEGNWSFLNPAWEGIMGFTIEESIGRPFFKFLHPEDVAKNHELFLPLINQQKPYCQHKIRYITKSGGIKWIRVYASLLYSDDNQVIGTTGTLSDITVEEQRQHDYELISNHVQDLICIHETDGRYLYVSPSIKQISNFHPEDLIGRSPFDYFHQDDQKAIQQAFTTLLEKKTKHSDVITYRFKTEKGSYRWLETNYQLLWDDYLGREVILTTSRTIDERKAAEEKIMLALKSERQINQLKTRFVSMISHEIRTPLSIISLNAEALRLYTDALDDKIRQVVYDKLSEIDDEINTLTGLINEVLTVGKIENNNIEAKKKPGDIVELLHQKVEKHNQLSENRKISITTAGIPFPIHYDASLIKQVFDNLISNALKYSPDKQSPEIHISFSDKACTVDVKDYGIGIPKYFQKNLFNTFQRADNTENIRGNGLGLFIVKQFLDLHKASITCKSVLNEGTTFTITFPKEKAATI; from the coding sequence ATGAAATCCACATCCGACCCCTTAAAGATAGCCCAGTTTTCTGCACAATACCTTGAGCAGAACTTTCCCTTCTCCGTTGTTATTGCATCAGACAATACCATTATCTCTGCGGGAAAGAGTTTACAAAAATTGCTGAAGGAAGTAAAAGGAAAAAGGTTTTCCGAAGTACTCAGTGTCATTAGACCAACAAATTTTCTGGATGGCTTTGAAGGCATCATAGCTTTACAAAATACATTAGTCATTCTAGCTGTAAAAAATAGAAGTGACATAATTTTCCGCGGACAGTTTATTTATGTTTCAGAGTTAAATTCAGCCGCATTCATCGGATCACCCCTGATTACTGAGATTGAAAAACTCAATGAGCTTCAACTGAAGATTGGGGACTTTTCGTTTTTTGATGCAATTCCAGACATGCTGCAGCTCGCTAATATGCGTAAGGTTGCAAATGAAGACAATGAAATTCTGTTTCGTAAACTGAAGAAAGAGCAACAGATTGCCAGAGCCAATGAAAAGTTCTACAAGACTATTGTTAACAGTATTAATGAAATCGTTTTCAGAACGGACAAAGAAGGCAACTGGTCGTTTCTCAATCCTGCATGGGAAGGTATCATGGGTTTTACCATAGAAGAATCTATAGGCAGGCCTTTCTTCAAATTTTTACATCCGGAAGATGTGGCAAAAAACCATGAATTGTTTTTGCCCCTAATCAATCAGCAGAAGCCTTATTGCCAACATAAGATCAGGTATATCACTAAGTCTGGAGGTATTAAGTGGATCAGGGTTTATGCAAGCCTATTGTATAGCGACGACAATCAAGTAATAGGCACAACCGGTACCCTTAGCGATATTACTGTAGAGGAACAGCGCCAACATGACTATGAATTGATTTCTAATCATGTACAAGACCTGATTTGTATTCACGAAACAGACGGGCGCTATTTATATGTTTCTCCTTCTATCAAGCAGATCTCCAACTTTCATCCTGAAGACCTGATTGGAAGATCACCTTTCGATTATTTTCATCAGGATGATCAAAAAGCAATTCAACAAGCATTTACAACATTGCTTGAGAAAAAAACCAAGCACTCAGATGTTATCACTTATCGTTTTAAAACTGAGAAAGGAAGTTACAGATGGCTGGAAACCAACTATCAACTTCTCTGGGATGATTATCTCGGCCGTGAAGTAATTCTGACAACTTCTAGAACCATTGATGAACGTAAAGCAGCTGAAGAAAAAATCATGCTGGCTTTAAAGAGTGAGCGCCAAATCAATCAGCTGAAGACAAGATTTGTGAGTATGATCTCACATGAAATTCGTACACCACTGTCCATTATTAGCTTAAATGCGGAGGCGCTAAGACTCTATACTGATGCATTGGATGATAAAATCAGACAAGTAGTCTATGATAAACTCTCCGAAATAGATGATGAGATCAACACACTTACCGGTTTGATCAATGAGGTGCTGACAGTAGGCAAAATTGAAAACAATAATATTGAGGCCAAAAAGAAGCCGGGAGATATCGTTGAGCTATTGCATCAAAAAGTTGAGAAACACAATCAGCTTTCAGAAAACAGAAAAATCAGTATCACAACAGCAGGCATCCCATTCCCTATTCACTACGATGCTTCACTTATAAAACAGGTCTTCGACAATCTGATCTCCAACGCCTTAAAATATTCTCCTGATAAGCAAAGTCCTGAAATCCATATCTCTTTTAGCGATAAAGCCTGTACCGTAGACGTAAAAGACTATGGCATCGGTATTCCAAAGTATTTCCAAAAGAACCTCTTCAATACATTCCAAAGAGCAGACAATACGGAAAATATTAGAGGCAACGGTTTAGGCTTGTTCATTGTGAAGCAATTTCTGGATCTCCACAAAGCCAGCATCACATGTAAATCTGTCCTGAATGAGGGCACAACATTTACAATAACCTTCCCTAAGGAGAAAGCTGCCACTATCTAG
- a CDS encoding polyprenyl synthetase family protein, with the protein MNLARSVIGAELEQFEIHFREAVKSRVPLLDRIMHYIVKRKGKQLRPMFVLLSARLGGEINESSYRAASLVELLHTATLVHDDVVDDAMERRGFFSINALWKNKIAVLVGDYLLSKGLLLSLNNDDFKVLQILSDAVRLMSEGELLQLEKSRNLNLKEEVYYEIIKGKTASLLAAACAAGAYTTFKDEAAVQDMKRFGELVGMAFQIKDDLFDYGTLDIGKPTGNDIKEKKLTLPLIYTLNNCDSATRKKLIYIVKNENTDKDKVRFILDQVVQSGGIQYATDKMHAFKDEALTILHRFPQSAAKDALEELVRYTTERNF; encoded by the coding sequence ATGAACTTAGCCAGATCAGTCATAGGAGCAGAACTAGAACAGTTTGAAATACATTTCCGGGAAGCTGTGAAAAGCCGTGTACCCCTGCTTGACAGAATCATGCATTATATCGTGAAAAGAAAGGGTAAGCAACTCAGGCCCATGTTTGTGCTGCTTAGTGCCAGATTAGGGGGCGAAATCAATGAAAGTTCTTATAGAGCAGCTTCTCTGGTAGAATTATTGCATACCGCTACCCTGGTGCATGATGATGTGGTTGACGATGCCATGGAACGCAGAGGTTTCTTTTCTATTAATGCACTTTGGAAAAATAAAATTGCCGTATTAGTTGGGGATTACCTGCTTTCTAAAGGATTGCTTCTCTCCTTAAATAATGACGATTTTAAGGTATTACAAATTCTATCTGATGCAGTTAGATTGATGAGTGAAGGCGAATTATTACAACTGGAAAAGTCCAGAAACCTCAATCTAAAAGAAGAAGTATACTACGAAATCATCAAGGGTAAAACAGCTTCCTTGTTGGCAGCTGCTTGTGCGGCAGGCGCCTACACCACTTTCAAGGATGAGGCAGCCGTACAGGATATGAAACGTTTTGGTGAATTAGTGGGTATGGCCTTCCAGATCAAAGATGATCTTTTTGACTATGGCACTTTGGATATTGGTAAACCTACAGGTAATGACATCAAGGAAAAAAAGCTGACCCTTCCTTTGATTTATACCCTCAACAACTGCGATAGCGCAACCAGAAAAAAATTAATTTACATCGTCAAAAACGAAAATACAGACAAGGATAAAGTTCGTTTCATTTTAGATCAGGTAGTGCAATCTGGAGGTATTCAATATGCTACAGATAAAATGCACGCTTTTAAAGATGAGGCGTTAACCATCCTCCATCGTTTCCCCCAATCAGCAGCAAAAGATGCACTGGAAGAACTGGTGCGTTATACCACTGAGCGGAATTTTTAA
- the hxpB gene encoding hexitol phosphatase HxpB gives MKLSTVIFDMDGLLIDSEPLWQEAAVTIFSNYGINLTTEQYNTTTGLRTREFVDYWFRYFGMPENEKASAEKKIVDLVLQLVASKGSIMPGVHYIFDFFQAKSFKIGLATSSPVELIELVAQMANIRHLLQATASAEDLDFGKPHPQVYLNCAEQLGVSPLACVCFEDSFNGMIAAKAARMKCVVVPHHSQIREDRWAAADLKMSSLQNFGELHFNLIG, from the coding sequence ATGAAACTGAGTACGGTGATATTTGATATGGACGGATTACTGATTGACAGTGAACCATTGTGGCAGGAAGCTGCCGTCACTATATTCAGCAATTATGGCATTAACCTAACAACTGAACAATACAATACCACTACCGGACTCAGAACTCGGGAGTTTGTTGATTATTGGTTTCGCTATTTCGGCATGCCTGAAAATGAAAAAGCCAGCGCTGAGAAAAAGATTGTGGATCTGGTTTTGCAATTAGTGGCATCCAAGGGTAGCATCATGCCGGGTGTACATTATATTTTCGATTTCTTTCAAGCAAAGTCATTTAAAATAGGTTTGGCTACTTCCTCCCCTGTTGAGTTGATTGAACTGGTAGCACAGATGGCCAATATTCGCCATCTCTTGCAAGCCACTGCTTCTGCAGAAGATTTGGATTTTGGCAAACCCCATCCCCAAGTATACCTGAATTGTGCGGAGCAACTGGGTGTGAGTCCGTTGGCTTGTGTATGTTTTGAAGACTCTTTTAATGGCATGATTGCCGCAAAAGCAGCCAGAATGAAATGCGTGGTAGTTCCACATCATAGCCAGATCAGGGAAGACAGATGGGCGGCGGCTGATTTAAAAATGTCTTCTCTGCAAAACTTTGGAGAACTGCATTTTAATTTGATTGGGTAG
- a CDS encoding OmpA family protein, whose protein sequence is MKQARLLMLLSACLITLAAAAQTDWGWDWKDSSKVPVKRAPQYTEFLNNQFPYPPKPRNQIEIGGGFGYASIYGDVSQRPGFGGTLSLRKAIDHFWSIRGSYDGFYAYGQDWKLRVPNAVTPAPGPWAAYGPAGYLPNFRNQSHMGSVDLIYSINPASYYRGNPKFNLYALVGYGVIVSDVDVDARQGDAQTGATYTAGYAGINFASKKSDIKKAARSVQDGQYESNAPVANNGRDPITRLNRNWLVRHAMTFGGGVAYKLSNKINVGLEQKFVNAFNDDMDGLYEGNANDIVSLTRVRLNYNFGSPDKHVEPLWWINPNNYLYNELNNPRHMKQPKIVLPDGDNDGVTDQFDLEPNTPAGAAVDAHGRAKDTDGDGVPDYKDKEILTQLSCFPVDKDGVGKCPEPACCKEIKDMMANWKPTGGGTGGGMDGAGITECAIGDLPSVVFKKGAQLSREAQSVLAAAAAKIKANPSCKVKLIGYGTSSKNAQQLSWERVNAVKKYLVEQQGISETRIIFSYGQDGDANTVDIQATTEEGPMNLPAPHPNLKGRG, encoded by the coding sequence ATGAAACAAGCGAGGTTACTCATGTTGCTGAGCGCATGTTTGATTACGCTGGCAGCAGCAGCTCAGACCGACTGGGGTTGGGACTGGAAGGATTCTTCCAAGGTTCCGGTAAAAAGGGCACCCCAGTACACTGAATTCCTGAATAATCAATTCCCTTATCCCCCCAAACCCCGTAATCAGATAGAAATCGGTGGTGGTTTCGGTTACGCTAGCATTTATGGTGATGTATCACAGCGTCCGGGCTTTGGTGGTACCCTGTCTTTGCGTAAGGCAATTGATCATTTCTGGTCAATAAGGGGTTCTTATGATGGTTTCTATGCTTATGGACAGGATTGGAAACTGCGCGTGCCAAATGCAGTAACTCCGGCACCGGGTCCTTGGGCAGCTTATGGCCCAGCCGGTTACTTGCCTAATTTCAGAAACCAGAGCCATATGGGTTCTGTAGATCTCATTTATTCAATAAACCCAGCATCCTATTATAGAGGCAATCCTAAGTTTAATTTATATGCATTGGTAGGGTATGGTGTAATTGTTTCTGATGTGGATGTAGATGCGCGTCAGGGTGATGCACAAACCGGTGCTACTTATACAGCAGGTTATGCTGGTATCAATTTCGCATCAAAGAAATCAGATATCAAAAAAGCAGCAAGAAGTGTTCAGGATGGTCAGTATGAGAGCAATGCACCTGTTGCCAATAATGGACGCGACCCAATTACGCGTTTGAACCGCAACTGGCTGGTAAGACATGCCATGACATTTGGCGGTGGTGTTGCTTATAAACTGTCTAATAAAATCAATGTAGGCCTTGAGCAGAAGTTTGTGAATGCCTTTAACGATGATATGGATGGTTTGTATGAAGGCAATGCTAACGATATCGTTAGTTTAACGAGGGTAAGACTGAACTACAATTTTGGTTCTCCTGATAAACATGTGGAACCGCTGTGGTGGATTAATCCCAATAACTATCTCTACAACGAGTTGAATAATCCGCGCCACATGAAGCAGCCAAAAATTGTGCTGCCCGATGGTGATAATGATGGCGTAACTGATCAGTTTGATCTGGAACCAAATACACCTGCAGGCGCTGCAGTTGATGCGCATGGTCGTGCAAAAGATACAGATGGCGATGGTGTACCTGATTATAAGGATAAAGAGATTTTGACACAATTGAGCTGCTTCCCTGTTGACAAAGATGGTGTGGGTAAATGTCCTGAGCCAGCTTGTTGCAAGGAGATTAAGGATATGATGGCCAATTGGAAACCTACCGGTGGTGGAACTGGTGGTGGAATGGATGGTGCTGGTATTACTGAGTGTGCGATTGGTGATTTACCAAGCGTGGTATTCAAGAAAGGCGCACAATTAAGCAGAGAAGCACAATCTGTACTTGCTGCTGCAGCCGCGAAGATTAAAGCAAATCCAAGCTGTAAAGTGAAATTGATTGGTTATGGTACATCCAGCAAGAATGCACAGCAGTTGAGTTGGGAGCGTGTAAATGCAGTGAAGAAATACCTCGTAGAACAACAAGGTATCTCTGAAACCAGAATCATTTTCTCTTACGGTCAGGATGGGGATGCTAATACAGTTGATATTCAGGCAACTACTGAAGAAGGTCCGATGAACCTGCCTGCACCGCATCCAAATTTGAAAGGAAGAGGTTAA
- a CDS encoding 1-acyl-sn-glycerol-3-phosphate acyltransferase — translation MTLVERLKNIRVVRSLVYGIVGAASYPGLTMFNKLRIEGTEHLRDLPRNNVLFVSNHQTYFADVITFLHIFCAVKWRKENRLGIPYYLLNPFTNVYFVAAKETMDGSWVSRLFKMGGALTVKRTWRAEGKDVHRERDESDTQKIDQALSRSWVITFPQGTTKPFAPGRKGTAYIIKNNQPIVVPVVINGFWRAFNKKGLAFKKRGSLLTVRFKEPMIIDYTLPVDEILEQVMEAIEQSKNYMMKGKHHLMNIMDK, via the coding sequence ATGACCTTAGTTGAAAGACTAAAGAATATCAGGGTTGTACGATCGCTTGTTTACGGAATTGTGGGGGCCGCTTCTTATCCAGGCCTGACCATGTTCAATAAGCTGCGCATAGAAGGCACTGAACACCTGCGTGACCTCCCCCGTAACAACGTCTTGTTCGTCAGCAATCACCAAACCTATTTTGCCGATGTGATTACTTTCCTGCATATTTTCTGTGCAGTAAAATGGCGTAAAGAAAATCGCTTAGGCATTCCTTATTACCTGCTGAATCCTTTCACGAATGTTTACTTCGTAGCTGCCAAAGAAACTATGGATGGCAGTTGGGTAAGCCGCCTCTTTAAAATGGGCGGTGCATTAACTGTTAAGCGAACCTGGCGTGCAGAAGGTAAAGATGTGCATCGCGAACGTGATGAGTCTGATACCCAAAAAATTGATCAAGCACTCAGTAGAAGTTGGGTCATTACTTTTCCGCAAGGAACCACCAAACCTTTTGCACCGGGCAGAAAAGGCACGGCATATATTATTAAGAACAATCAGCCGATTGTGGTACCTGTAGTAATCAATGGTTTCTGGCGCGCTTTTAATAAAAAAGGGCTTGCGTTTAAAAAACGTGGTTCACTACTAACTGTTCGCTTTAAAGAACCGATGATCATTGATTATACATTGCCTGTTGATGAAATTTTGGAACAGGTGATGGAAGCCATCGAACAAAGTAAAAACTACATGATGAAGGGTAAACACCACTTAATGAACATCATGGATAAATAA
- a CDS encoding response regulator: MNPVKVLLVEDEIRILTTLEYILQRNGYEVVTAGNGLEALEVVKSYTPDIILCDVMMPKMDGYDFLRQYRSSVNASTPFIFLTAKSEYSDIRSGMALGADDYLVKPVRSEELIHAITTRLNRSEQINDSVAKEIARLEKGMSLLTNHEFNTPMTAIIGFLSLIKASFDKIDKETLRQYLDYIQEATERLQRLMSKIRWWQQLEEKNSYETGKKDILVASLVERVIKTVAEKYKRSDDLVVSLAPAVHLLLHEELLEILMHELTDNAFKFTRKGESVVVGLRAYTAELEIVVADFGTKSSAAELANYEPFVQFNRKQFEQQGLGIGLQLSKLIVKQLKGDIQIVDNEPIGIKIIITIPINQ, encoded by the coding sequence ATGAACCCTGTAAAGGTACTATTGGTAGAAGATGAGATAAGGATTCTGACGACGCTTGAATACATTTTACAGCGAAATGGTTACGAGGTTGTAACGGCTGGAAATGGATTAGAGGCATTGGAGGTAGTAAAATCTTACACTCCGGATATCATTCTGTGTGATGTAATGATGCCCAAAATGGATGGGTATGATTTTCTACGACAATACAGAAGTTCAGTTAATGCTAGCACACCATTCATTTTTTTAACAGCTAAATCTGAGTACAGTGATATCAGAAGTGGTATGGCATTGGGTGCGGATGATTATTTGGTAAAGCCGGTAAGATCTGAAGAGCTGATACATGCTATTACAACTCGTTTAAATAGAAGTGAGCAGATTAATGATTCTGTTGCAAAAGAAATTGCCAGGTTAGAGAAGGGAATGTCTTTATTGACAAACCACGAGTTTAATACGCCAATGACTGCGATTATTGGCTTCTTGAGTTTAATTAAAGCCAGCTTTGATAAAATTGATAAAGAGACTTTACGACAATACCTGGATTATATACAGGAGGCAACTGAGCGTTTACAGCGACTGATGTCAAAAATTCGTTGGTGGCAACAGTTGGAAGAGAAAAATAGTTATGAAACGGGTAAAAAAGACATACTTGTTGCATCGCTTGTTGAAAGGGTAATTAAGACGGTTGCAGAGAAATATAAGCGTTCAGACGATTTAGTGGTGTCGCTTGCTCCAGCTGTGCATCTGCTTTTGCATGAAGAGTTATTAGAGATTCTGATGCATGAGCTCACAGATAATGCTTTTAAGTTCACACGTAAGGGCGAATCAGTGGTTGTTGGACTGAGGGCCTATACAGCTGAATTAGAAATTGTTGTTGCAGATTTTGGAACAAAATCCAGTGCTGCTGAACTCGCGAACTATGAACCATTTGTGCAGTTCAACAGAAAGCAATTTGAACAACAGGGTTTAGGTATCGGTTTGCAACTCAGTAAGTTAATTGTTAAACAGTTGAAAGGTGATATACAGATTGTTGACAATGAACCTATTGGTATCAAAATAATCATCACAATCCCCATAAATCAATAA